Proteins from a genomic interval of Streptomyces sp. NBC_01445:
- a CDS encoding ABC transporter substrate-binding protein, giving the protein MTASTTRRSTAAKSAKSRIAVVGAIAVAGTLLLSGCGDQTKDKSGPADSTKSAPLADKLPKEIRDKGVIAVGSDIAYAPVEFKDKSGNTAGIDPDLAAAMGKQLGVKFEFQNGTFDTLITGLRSKRYDIAMSAMTDTKDRQNGVDSDTGKKVGEGVDFVDYFDAGVSIYTPKGKTQGIKTWDDLCGKKIVVQRGTVSHDLAKAQAKKCPAGKKLAIESFDDDQQAQTRLRSGGADAGSSDFPVAAYAVKTAGGGKDFELVGEQVEAAPYGIAVAKGNTQLRDALKAALDAVIKNGEYEKIIAKWGVEAGSVKEATVNGGK; this is encoded by the coding sequence ATGACCGCAAGCACCACCCGTCGTTCGACCGCAGCGAAGTCCGCGAAGTCCCGGATTGCCGTGGTCGGCGCGATCGCGGTCGCAGGCACTCTGCTGCTGTCCGGCTGCGGTGACCAGACCAAGGACAAGAGCGGGCCCGCCGACTCCACCAAGAGCGCCCCGCTCGCGGACAAGCTCCCCAAGGAGATCCGCGACAAGGGCGTCATCGCGGTCGGTTCGGACATCGCGTACGCGCCGGTCGAGTTCAAGGACAAGTCCGGCAACACGGCGGGCATCGACCCCGACCTCGCGGCCGCCATGGGCAAGCAGCTCGGCGTGAAGTTCGAGTTCCAGAACGGCACGTTCGACACCCTGATCACCGGTCTGCGCTCCAAGCGCTACGACATCGCGATGTCGGCGATGACGGACACCAAGGACCGGCAGAACGGTGTCGACTCCGACACCGGCAAGAAGGTCGGCGAGGGCGTCGACTTCGTGGACTACTTCGACGCGGGCGTCTCGATCTACACGCCGAAGGGCAAGACCCAGGGCATCAAGACCTGGGACGACCTGTGCGGCAAGAAGATCGTCGTCCAGCGCGGCACGGTCTCGCACGACCTGGCCAAGGCGCAGGCGAAGAAGTGCCCGGCCGGCAAGAAGCTCGCCATCGAGTCCTTCGACGACGACCAGCAGGCCCAGACCCGGCTGCGCTCGGGCGGCGCGGACGCCGGCTCCTCCGACTTCCCGGTCGCCGCGTACGCGGTGAAGACCGCGGGCGGCGGCAAGGACTTCGAGCTCGTCGGCGAGCAGGTCGAGGCCGCCCCGTACGGCATCGCGGTCGCCAAGGGCAACACCCAGCTGCGGGACGCCCTTAAGGCGGCGCTCGACGCCGTCATCAAGAACGGCGAGTACGAGAAGATCATCGCGAAGTGGGGCGTCGAGGCGGGCTCCGTCAAGGAAGCCACCGTCAACGGCGGCAAGTGA
- a CDS encoding amino acid ABC transporter permease, producing the protein MSVDIDKTDGPEDVPTPKAGPEAIKAIPVRHYGRYVAAVIAIAVLVAIVYAFAQGKINWGAIPDYFFDNRILKGVGQTLLLTAISMIIGVAGGVLLAVMRLSRNPVTSSIAWFYIWFFRGTPVLVQLFVWFNLGLVFEYINLGPIYKDYWSSFMTPFLTALLGLGLNEAAYMAEICRAGLLSVDEGQTEASHALGMSHSKTLRRIVIPQAMRVIVPPTGNEVINMLKTTSLVSAVQFYELFRYAQDIGQNSGAPVEMFFLAAAWYLVMTSVLSVGQYYLERYYARGSSRSLPPTPFQKIRANLLSLGRPKGAA; encoded by the coding sequence GTGTCTGTTGACATAGACAAGACGGACGGGCCCGAGGACGTCCCGACGCCCAAGGCGGGACCCGAGGCCATCAAGGCCATCCCGGTCCGTCACTACGGCCGCTATGTGGCCGCGGTCATCGCGATCGCCGTCCTCGTCGCGATCGTCTACGCGTTCGCCCAGGGCAAGATCAACTGGGGCGCGATCCCCGACTACTTCTTCGACAACCGCATCCTCAAGGGTGTCGGCCAGACCCTGCTGCTGACCGCGATCTCCATGATCATCGGCGTGGCGGGCGGCGTCCTGCTCGCCGTGATGCGCCTGTCGCGCAACCCGGTGACGTCGTCGATCGCCTGGTTCTACATCTGGTTCTTCCGCGGTACGCCGGTCCTGGTCCAGCTGTTCGTCTGGTTCAACCTGGGCCTGGTCTTCGAGTACATCAACCTCGGCCCGATCTACAAGGACTACTGGTCCTCGTTCATGACGCCGTTCCTGACGGCGCTGCTCGGACTCGGCCTGAACGAGGCCGCGTACATGGCCGAGATCTGCCGCGCCGGTCTGCTCTCGGTCGACGAGGGCCAGACGGAGGCCTCGCACGCCCTCGGCATGAGCCACTCGAAGACCCTGCGCCGGATCGTGATCCCGCAGGCGATGCGGGTGATCGTGCCGCCCACGGGCAACGAGGTCATCAACATGCTGAAGACGACCTCACTGGTGTCGGCGGTGCAGTTCTACGAACTCTTCCGCTACGCCCAGGACATCGGCCAGAACTCCGGCGCACCCGTGGAGATGTTCTTCCTGGCGGCGGCCTGGTACCTGGTGATGACGTCGGTCCTGAGCGTCGGCCAGTACTACCTGGAGCGTTACTACGCGCGCGGCTCCAGCCGCTCGCTTCCTCCGACGCCGTTCCAGAAGATCCGGGCCAACCTGCTGTCGCTCGGCCGGCCGAAGGGAGCCGCGTGA